The DNA segment AGTACTActttaagggaccctaggtactaccttagctaaacctgaactcaacctctcccaagcctcaggccttcctttgtgacccttaaacCATACCATTATGCAgttctcttgagtgctcaagaGGTCCACCAAAGGTTTTTTgggactataccttaggtactaccttaagagcccttaggtactaccttaatggtctttaggtactatcttaagggaccctaggtattACCTTAACTAAACTTGAACTCGGCCTCTCCCAAGTCTCgggccttcctttgtgacccttagaccatgccattatgtggttctcttgtgTACTCAAGTGgcccaccaatggttttttgggactgtaccttaggtactaccttaagagcccttaggtactaccttaatggcccttaagtactaccttaaggaaccctaggtactaccttagctaaacttgaactcaacatctcccaagcctcggggcttcctttgtgacccttaaaccatgccattatgtggttctcttgagtgctcaagaggtccaccaatggttttttgggactgtaccttaggtattaccttaagagcccttaggtactaccttaatggcccttaggtactaccttaagggacctaggtactaccttagctaaacctgAACTCAAcctttcccaagcctcgggccgtactaccttagctaaacctgaactcaacctctcccaagcctcgggccttcctttgtgacccttaaaccatgtcattatgtggttctcttaaGTGCTCAAGAGGTCCACCAaaggttttttgggactgtaccttaagtactaccttaagagtccttaggtactaccttaatggtctttaggtactaccttaagggaccctaggtattaccttagttaaacttgaATTCGACCTCTCCTAAGCCTCGAGCCTTATTTTGTGACCCTtaaaccatgccattatgtggttctcttgtgTGCTCAAATGacccaccaatggttttttaggactataccttaggtactacattcagagcccttaggtactaccttaagggaccctaggtactatcttagctaaacttgaactcaacatCTCCCAAGCATCgggccttcctttgtgacccttaaacCATGCCATTATGCGGTTTTCTTGAGTGCTCAAGAGGTTCACTAATGGTTTTttgggattgtaccttaggtactaccttaagagcccttaggtactaccttaatggcccttaggtactatcaTAAGGgacctaggtactaccttagctaaacctgaactcaacctctcccaagtcTTGGGttttcctttgtgacccttagaccatgccattatgtggttctcttgagTGCTTAAGAGGTCCACCAAAtattttttgggactgtaccttagtaCGTAATTgctaaaaatgaaattacatCATGTTGTAAGATATTTCATTTgcctaataataattttttattatttataaaattgggttgaatttcaatatttttgaaaataagtcttatttatttaattgaaatattttttttatagataaagtcacaaaaatctttttttctaaataatttataaaaagatACTTTTcccaataaaaattaaattgaaatacttttataaataaaattgtaacaaTTCATTTCCTAGCAAAGgtaattaaaaaccattttcttataaattaaatcaaatttctcttttttataaaattgtttttaattaattcttttagtaacaataagtgtaaatagatttttttaaataaaaaaattaaaaccaataaaattatatcaaatcatttgttaaaaataaattaaaatcactaattcaaaattgtttttaataaaatcctttaaaatttcttgaaaactaattttttgaaatattttttttaattagttcaataaatcattttgcataattcttgtcatttattttatatattattgtaattagatttcatcgtcatctttgtatatattgatttcttcCTTTTACCTTAGtattcatgattaattaattaattgtcataatttatttaattcgtTTAATAGAGACCGTAAGTATATGAGTTTAGAGTAATATTACGATTTATCACCATCTCTTCTCAATAAGTACGatgatttaaattcaatttttacaaacatgtcttttttaaataagaagtcacacaaagtttttttttattttttattttccttttaaaaaaaaactagaataaACGACGACTCCTAgtctttttaagaaaatcatttttttcacaataaaaaaacgagtttcACCGTTCAAGTGGGAACATacgtgaaaaatgcaggtccacacAAAGCCTATTAAATTTgaaccaataaaaataattaaatacaacCTAAAcgttttaaatgaaaattttgtactTAAACCCATTCCACATCTTCTAGAGAAAGGTTCACACGTTTTAcataaatcataattaaatagGTAGATGTTCCTAACGTTTTAAATATTCTTGGTTTCATTGAGACAATTTTGAATGATGTCAGCCAAGCCAATTGCCAAAGAGGAATGTATAAATTCCTAGATTAAAACAGGGTGTGGTGGGGATGTAGTGGGACGTGGGGgttcattatatttataatataataatataataattttacaaaatattattccatttttataattaaattatatttattatattgaCTTCACAAAGTTGAAATTACTTTATTTCTCAATATAATTgtcaagaaaaatattatagtaacaaaaataaataaatatttgtatgTAATtgctaaaaatgaaattagatcATGTTGTGatgtattatatttttacaTGCATCTTCTAACAAACCCAATATGATTAGCAGGGTCTTATACAATTAGCATGATTAATGTGTTTTTATTGTCAATTATTATCTCAGTGAAGTCAACGTAGATATGTGACTATCATTGTACCATTATTAGCCTTTTAAATCAACTCATGTTTCACAAAAaactttaatttgttttaaatcaaCTCatgttaaaaatttgaaaatattattgcTATATAATTTGTTGTTGTGTGAAGATTGGCAAAAAAGCAGGAGTAGCAGTGTGGTGTTGTCCTTGCCTCTTGAACTGGAGGTTGGTTTCCCACTCCTCCCTCCCACGAATCCCACATGTAAAGCAAATAAAAGAGCTTTGTATACAACGGGTCCAAATCGGCGGCCCGGTCAGTTCAACAACAGTACGATGTCACTCTGGGTCATCTGCGGCATCTGCACACAAAAGTACACCACGGTTGTCTTTCACTCTCTCTGCCCATTCACTAATCAAACACGTGTATAATGATTTTAATGTTAGGACCCACTCTTATACACAGAACGCAACGTTTCTCTTTCAATGGCGTTTGGAAAATTACGTGCCTTGGCTATATAAAGAGGTCGAGGTTCAAGGTTGGAATACGTAAAATTCAGCGTTAAGAGATTGGTGTGAGATACATGGACTTCGCAAACGGTGAGATATCAGCTGAGCTGCTTCATGCTCAAGCTCATGTCTGGAACCATATATTAAACTTCATAAAGTCCGTGTCACTAAAATGTGCCATTCAACTAGGCATCCCAGacatcatccacaaccatgGCAAGCCCATGACTCTTCCTGAGCTGGTTGCTAAGCTCCCAGTCCACCCTAAAAGGAGTCAGTGCGTGTACCGTCTCATGCGCATTCTTGTTCATTCTGGCTTCCTTGCTGCGCAAAGAGTCCAACAAGGTGAGGAAGAAGAGGGGTATGTGCTTACAGATGCCTCTAGGCTCCTTCTAATGGATGACTCCTTGAGCATAAGGCCCTTGTTGCTTGCCATGCTCGACCCAATTTTAACTAAACCATGGCATTATCTGAGTGCTTGGTTTCAAAATGATGATCCTACTCCGTTCCACACTGCTCATGAGCGGCCATTTTGGGATTATGCCGGCCATGAACCTCAGCTCAACAATTTCTTCAATGAAGCCATGGCTAGCGATGCTCGCTTAGTCACCAGCGTGCTGCTTAAGGAGGGCAAGGGCGTATTTGAGGGGCTGAACTCATTAGTTGATGTAGGGGGTGGCACCGGACAAGTGGCCAAGGCCATTGCTAACGCTTTCCCACATTTGAACTGCACCGTGTTAGATCTCCCCCACGTGGTTGCTGGCTTGCAAGGGAGCAAGAACTTGAACTACTTTGCAGGTGATATCTTTGAGGCAATTCCTCCTGCAGATGCAATTTTACTCAAGGTATACCCCAAGTTTCTCTTGTCAGTTACATAACGTTGTCCGGATcacaaagaataagaaagatttttaaaaaatgttcaaaaaagaaaaattcattctaCGTTGTCAGTCAGTCCGGGTTCAAATATGCTACAAGTTATATTTTATAGGGGTTCGGCTGGAAAAGCTAACTGAAATAAGGTCACACCGATTACAAAATATTAAGTGTCGAATTCATCATGTGGCTCTTTCATAGTTAGTTTTTATCCATGGACATGAATTGAATTGGATTTCTGGTGAAGCTTTCTCCATCGGAACCtaattaaaatgtatttaagtGGATAAAACTCCTaggaaatgatatatatatacttcCATGTCTAACTGGAATTCAAATGACTAGTGGATACTGCACGACTGGAGCGATGAAGAATGCGTGAAGATACTAAAGAGATGCAGGGAAGCAATTCCGAGCAAGGAAAACGGAGGAAAGGTGATTATCATAGACATGATCATGATGAAGAATCAAGGAGACTACAAGTCCATAGAAACACAGCTGTTCTTTGATATGACGATGATGATTTTCGCCGCGGGTAGAGAGAGGGACGAGAACGAATGGGAGAAGCTTTTCTTGGATGCTGGTTTCAGTCACTACAAGATAACTCCCATTTTGGGTTTGAGGTCCCTCATTGAGGTCTATCCTTGATGCTCTATTTCTTTATAGTATGGCACATTTATGCGTATTTAATTCTCAAAGTCTGCTATGATTAAGATGGTTCTTGTTCTGTTTGATTGGGCAGAAGTACTGTTCATCCGTGTTCTatgaatttcaataataataatgaatttctTCATATAATCTATGTGTTTGTTTTGGAGTaatgaattattattttctgtaatattaaatttggtGGTTCATGGGAGTAGTATTAGGGTGCATGATTGTGTGCCTAAATTCTACaggtttaaaattttagaaaaattacttGTTATTTGAATCTCATTCTTTATGTTTTTCCctcaatttatcaaaaaaaaaaaaaaaaaagaaagggaaaaaaaaattacctttccACTTTATTAAACCCATCTGTAAGTTCAAACAAAGTTGGCTCATGAAATGGTTGTAGATTGAAATAcgtgtttggttctcgaaaaatgtgaaaaatacaatgaaaataaaataaaaaggaaaaataaaaaataaataaaataaaataaaaataaattttaaattattaaattattttatatattactttaaactcatttaatttatttttctactgctacataaagattaaataatttaaaaatatataatttttaattaattttaattatatttaattttttatatggagaccaaatatgaaaaatcatttttcttaataattttttgtccaatcaattttatttttttaaacaatattattaagaGATAGAAAAggttgaaattttcttttcaaaagaaaacCTCTCCAAATCAATTATGAAAATGAGACTTTTAAAGGCTGAAAGTTTATTACACTTTTTATTTAAAGGACTTATTTTgtcttagtaaaaaaaaaaaatgaaaatgaggatTAACTAAACCGTAAAGGTGATTTAAAGACAAGGATGCGAAGGGTGATGAAGAATGGAAAAGccttcaaagtaaaaaaagTCCTTCTCTTCCAACCATTTATATTGAGACAAAAGTGTAACGTAAATAATTTTGTATGTATTTTGGGATTGAAATCCATCGTTTGTATATTGTAGAGTACGTACATAATAGGCATGAGAAATTGTtaataaatgtatatattttccTGATTTCCTTGAATATATTATTAAGATATCTATGGATCAATGAAGAAATTTATTGTGTGGAGATTGTTGTTGAGAAAATACAAACCCTAATTTTGTGGGTTCCCATTTGTAAGAATTTTTTTGAAGTCATATATTTTAATGGAGTTGCAAATTGTTGGAATACTAAATAGAAGGAAAGTTTAGGCCACGTTTGGTTCTAGAAAacttgagggaaaatgtgaaggagagaagaaaggaaaagtggaaggaaagtgaaaaaataaaaaaataaatttaaattcaataaattatttttatatgtttcttcaaactcattttacttacttctcactattatataaagattaaataatttaaaaatatataaatttttacaaatttcaattatattttattttcttttgtattattcatggtgaaaccaaacatgagaaaatcattttctttgccattattttttcttttgttagtaCTTTTCGAAAACCAAACATCGGCTTAATGTTTGGTACTTGaatcaaatatgttttagtAGGGAATAAAGGAGGAAGAGCGACCtgcatttgaaaaagaaaaaagaaaaaagaaaaataaaaagttgtagTGAATGAGGCTTAGAAATTAGGAGAAATACAATTTTGGGAGGGTTATGCACGGGCAAGCCTGTCTATACGAAACGATCCctatggacccacatttttATCATGCGCTCCCCACTCGATTGGGGAGACTCACTTTTGATTAAGTTGAAAAATTGTACATTTATAAaaacttggagtcaccacttacttttatttatttttgaaaaggaaatcaagtaaaaacaaaaaaataaaaataaatgactcccatttttttagaaaagctGTAAACCGAAAACTCGAGTTTGGGTTCAATGATCAAATTACTTATTGGGAATGTACctcaaagaggtagcacccctctaaataattttaaaatatataaatttttttacaaattttaattatattttattttattttgtatttttcatggtgaaaccaaatatgagaaaatcattttttttgtcattattttttctttggttaGTACTTTTCGAAAACCAAGCATAGGCTTAATGTTTGGTACTTGaatcaaatatgttttagtAGGGAATAAAGGAGGAATAATATAGCTCAAATGTACTAAATCTGATACGCATCTCTAATCACATC comes from the Vitis vinifera cultivar Pinot Noir 40024 chromosome 12, ASM3070453v1 genome and includes:
- the LOC100854823 gene encoding trans-resveratrol di-O-methyltransferase-like, giving the protein MDFANGEISAELLHAQAHVWNHILNFIKSVSLKCAIQLGIPDIIHNHGKPMTLPELVAKLPVHPKRSQCVYRLMRILVHSGFLAAQRVQQGEEEEGYVLTDASRLLLMDDSLSIRPLLLAMLDPILTKPWHYLSAWFQNDDPTPFHTAHERPFWDYAGHEPQLNNFFNEAMASDARLVTSVLLKEGKGVFEGLNSLVDVGGGTGQVAKAIANAFPHLNCTVLDLPHVVAGLQGSKNLNYFAGDIFEAIPPADAILLKWILHDWSDEECVKILKRCREAIPSKENGGKVIIIDMIMMKNQGDYKSIETQLFFDMTMMIFAAGRERDENEWEKLFLDAGFSHYKITPILGLRSLIEVYP